The DNA window ACCCTTGGGGTGGGTGAGGTCGCTAGTTCGAATCTAGTCGTCCCGACCATTACTTTCTGTGGCTTCGCGATGGTCCTATCCGACTGATAGGGCCATTTGCCTTTTGCTCCGCTTGCCAAGAGAGTCTCGGCTTTTCAGCCTGTCTTCATCTTCGTTGACTAAGATATTGCCGTATCGACACAAGCGAAGCTGCTGCCCCTTCCTCTTCCGGGACGAGCGAAGCCTTGTGCAGAAGGCAGGACGATGGAAATTACCTCCCGCGGTCTTTGGACGCTGATTCACGGCATGGGCTTTGGCGCGCTGTTTCTTCTGGCGTGTTCCGCTGCCATCTATCAGCTTTGGGGCATTTGCCGCAGCAATGGCGCTGCCCACGGCCACACGGACGCCGTGTTGAAGTGGTATCTGCTGGCCATGGCGCTGCTGGCGTGGGTCGCTGTTCTTAGCGGAACCTATGTTGTCTATCCCTGGTATCGCGCCGTTGCACCGGCCGGAGCGCATGACCTTGCGCTGTATCCGCAGCTTCTGTTGAAGTCCAGCCCCACGACGATCGGCTGGCACACGCTTGGCATGGAATGGAAAGAACACGTGGCATGGCTGAGTCCCATTGCCATGACCATGGCGGCAGCCACATTCTTCCACTACGGCCGCGACCTGAGAGACCAACGCTATCTGCGCAGTGCCGTGTTGTGGTTCACCATTGTCGCGTTCGCTTCCGCGGCAGTGGCGGGCACATGGGGTGCCATGATCAACAAATATGCGCCCACAGTGGGTGGGCGCATCTATTCGTTCTCGCAGGCGGAGGCAAAATGAACTCTTCTACTTCCGAGATCCGACCATTGCCGAATGGTGCTGGTGCCGCCGCAACGCTGGCTGCGGGAGTTGGCTCTGCCGTGCTGGGCCTGCTGACGCTCGTCAGCGACAAAAGCCCAGCCATGAAGAGTGCGCTTGTCTTCTATCGCCCCACCGGTGCTCTCTCCGGCGTCACCACAGTGTCGATTGGGGCATGGCTTGCGAGCTGGCTGCTGCTGCATTGGCTCTGGTCGAAGAAGGATGTGAACGTCAGAAAGATTGTGACCACAGCTTTTGTGTTGCTGGCCGCAAGTCTGCTGTTGACGTTCCCACCGTTTCTCGACGCATTGTAAGGATTAGTGCTTTGCCAGTTCGCGCTCAATGGCCTGTGTCATCGCAGGCGCATCGGGCAGTGTGTCCGGCGAGAAGCGTGCCACCGGCACTCCCTCGCGGCTCACCAGGAACTTTTCAAAGTTCCAGAGAAGTTCCGGCTCCTCGTTTGGCTTCACGCCGAACTTGATCAGACCATCGACCATGCCCTGCTTGCCTTCGCCCGATGAGCTTGGCTGCGCCTCAATCATGGCTGCGTAAAGTGGATGCTTGGAAGGCCCCACGACGGTAATCTTCGAGAACATGGGGAAGTCCACGCCAAAAGTGCTGCGGCAGAACTGCTGGATTTCGTCGTTGGAACCCGGTTCCTGCCCGGCGAAATCGTTCGCGGGAAAACCGAGAACCTCAAATCCCGCATCGTGATAACGCTGGTAGGTTTTTTCCAGCGCATCGTATTGCGGTGTTAGACCGCACTTTGAGGCGACATTCACAATCAGCAGCACCTTGCCGCGATACTCGCCCAGCGTGGTAACAGTGCCATCCATGCGTGTCAGGGGAACGGAATACAGATCGAAAGCCATGGCATCCAGCATAATGCCGGCGTCAGCAAATCGCCGCTCCGGCATGGGAAAACAGTGAAGTGAAACGGCGGGCGAATGCGTCCCTTCCGGGCCATTCCACCCGCCGCAAGGATTGCGATTAGACAGCAGCAGCCGCCAGGGCAGACTTCTGGCGGCGCTTCTTGTAGGCAGCCAGATCGTCCTGCCACGAGCCCAGCGCAATAGCCAGAGGAGATTCCTCTTCACAAAGCGCCTGCTGCTGCAAATAGTTCACCTTTTTTCCGAACGGGGAGATGCCATTCGCTACATGCAGCGCCGAGGTAACCTCAGCCACTTCCCTGGCCGACGCCGCGGTGTCATGCCGATGAGAGACATTCTCCGGTCGGCCTTCCGGGCGGAACGAGCGAGGGAGTTCGCTCTCGTGATACTCAATGCCGGAAGCGGCCAGCGAACGCGCTGTGGCTGCCAGGGTTTCGCGTTTTGCGGCCATCTTCTTCACGGCGGCGTCCCGCAGAGTTTCATTCGCAAAAACCTCATGCTTCTGCAGGTGAATCAACTTGCGGTCGTAAAGATCAATTTCGCGATGTAGATCGCGAAGGTAGTACTTATCCTGCACAACAATGCGCATCCGGTGTGCTCCTGGCCGTGGGCCCGATGAAATTGTGTCTCCGAACATGCAGAGGAACCCGGGAGGTTCAAAATGGGGGATGGCAATCCTGCTGCATGCACACAGTCCGTAAGATGCGCATTTCACGCTACGCGTCAGCACAGTGAAAAGGTAGCGACGCTTTCTGCTGTAAACGCGAAGAGGGCGACCCGAAGGCCGCCCTCTTTCCATCAGAAACTCTTAGAGTTAGACGGGCTGTACGTTCTCAGCCTGCCAGCCCTTCGGTCCCTTCACGACATTGAAGCTCACGCGCTGGCCTTCCTGCAGCGAGCGGAAACCCTGAGCCTGAATTGCCGTGTGGTGAACGAATACGTCCTCGCCGTTGTCGCGCGAGATGAATCCAAAACCCTTAGCGTCGTTGAACCACTTCACATTACCCTGTTCCATTTGCCTTGTCCCTGTCCTGATACTTCTTTTTGGTGTTTCGCTGAATCTCTCAATACGGTTTTGCAAGTGCGTTTGGGCAGGGCGAGCAAAGAACCAAAACTGAGGGTCAAACGATTGGAAACAGCGTAGCACAAACCCTACAAAATATAGTGACTTTTTCTGAGTACATTCCGTCTAAATACAACACACCCTGACATTTGCACCATTCTCGTTGCAAAATATCAGCGCTTTTTCCCTCAAAATCCGGGGACGCCAGCCGCACGGTAAATCATTTCCATGGCACGAAGGTCCGCAAGCCCATCTTCGCCGGGCGCAATTGTGTCCCGGTCTTCGCGTACCGCAGCCGCCAGCTCTTCCGCCTCCAGACGAAATTCAGGAAAATCCAACTCGCGTACTTTGATTTCCAGGGGGCGATGGTATGCCGGGTTATGCACCGTGCCACGGATGCGATATGGGTCCTGCCAGCGGAACGCGGGCGCCATCAACGCACTGCCAAACTCACCCATAACCCGCAACGTATCAGGAATATCGCGTTCATACGAAGACGTACAGATCGCGCGAGCGCCAGAGGGGAAGACGCTGGTCCAGCGCACCTCTCGCTCCATGCCGTTTGCATCGCATGTGGCGGAAGCGTCTTCCACGGCAACAGGCTCTTCGTGCAGCAGAAAACGCGCCGCGTTCAGCGGATAAATCCCCACGTCCCATAGCGATCCACCACCAGCCAAAGTGCCCTGATCGCGCCATCCGGGCTTGAGCGGGAATCCAAATCCGCTTTCAATACGCAACGATGATTGCGGCCCGAAGGTTCCCTGTTGTATGAACTCCCGCAGACGCTTATGCGGCATCGTGTGCGGGCAACGATAGGCAAGCCCGAGCCGCACTCCGGCCTGGCGGCATGCGGCAATCATCACTTCGGCGTCTGCGGAGGTGGAAGCCATCGGCTTCTCGCACAACACGTGCTTCCCTGCCGCTGCGGCTCGTTCCGTGTATTCGCGATGCAGACACACGGGCAATGCCAGGTAGACGGCGTTTATGGCTGGATTGTCCGCGATCCGGTCAAAGTCAGCGTAAGAATAGGTGGCGTCCGCACCATATTTCTTCGCGGTGGCAGCCGCCTTCGTGGCATCGCCACTGACCACTGCCGAGACCCGGCAGGTGAGCGAGCCCCGCAGCTCTTCCAGGAAAGGCCTGGCGATATGCCCCAACCCCACCACGGCGAAGCCGAATTTTCCTTCAGAAACGGCTTTCGGAGTACGAAAACGATCCAGCAGACCCATGCCCCTAGCCTAAATGCGCCACATTCCGTTTCTGGCAGCAGGTGGCGCTGGATGCCGGGCCGTTTCGCAACGTTGCCAGCGCAATTGGGTAAAATAAATGAGTAGCGCATCTGGAGCGGACAAATCGGCATCGGAGAATGCCATTTGCAGGTCGCGAAATGGAAACCCCGCTCAGGCACGACGCTTTACCCAATCCCCCGGACCGGAGCCCTTTCGCTTGAACCTTTCTTCGCGCACCAGCCGCACGCTTGCTATTACCCTTACGACCCTCACCACACTTGGAATCGCCGCTGGCGCACGTGCTGTCCGTGCTGCGGAAGAGGTTCCTGTAACGCCCGTCACCAAACCGGCCGCGGCAAAGCCCACACTGGCAGAGACTTTCCACCTGCATATGCATCATCTGCACACAGGTGAAGACATCGACGTGGCGTACAAGACGGAAGGCGAGTATGACCAGAGCGGCATCGCGAAGCTAAACCACTTCCTGCGCGACCATCGCACGCAGAGCGCCGCCGACTACGATCCGCGCGAGTTTGATCTGCTACACGCCCTTCTGGTGAAGCTGGGCAAGCCGGACGCCACCATCGACATTGTTTGCGGCTATCGCACGCCGTGGTCCAATCACTTCCTGCGCACACGTTCCGCTTCGACCGGTGTGGCCGAGCATTCGCAGCACATGCTCTCCAAGGCGATTGACATTCGCATTCCGGGCGTCAGCACGCTGGCCCTGCGCAATGCGGCACTCTCGCTGGGCATGGGCGGCGTGGGTTATTACCCCACCAGCCAGTTCGTGCACGTGGATGTGGGGCCGGTGCGCCAGTGGCAGTACGGCGGACGATCACTGCAGACTGCATCGCGCAAGAGTTCGCATCGCAGTCGTCGCGCGTAGCAGATATAGATGTCTCGGAATAGAAGGAGCGGCCAGCGGCCGCTTCTTTTCGTTTATAGAGATGCGAAAGAATTAAGGGGTCACAAATCCCTTTGTCAGCAGTGGCTTCAATTGCGCCCACGACAACACCGTATCTTCAGGATGAAACATGCGCGGCGCAATGGTGTAGTCCGGATAGCTAATGTGCAAGCCGTCGGCCTCAAGCGTCCAGTTCGTTACATCGTTCAACACATCCTGTAGCGCTTTCACCTGCGGACCGTCCACGTTGTCATAGAGAAACTTTTCCTTCTTATTGCGCGCACTGAGATCGGCCCACACCATCTCGGCCAGCCGATGTTTCCATGCTGCATCGGCAAACACATCCTCTGCACGCAACGCTCGCTTTTCCTTGAACAGCCATGTCAGCGTCTCAGACGTTTCGTAAGGATGCGCTGCGCCGTGGCCCATGCCAAAGGCAGCAATGATGGTGGTTACGCGATCATGCTCCACGCTGTGCAACACACCTTTGATCTGCGAATCTGCGCCCGCAGCCATTGCGTCATCCCATGTCTTTGGCAGTGTGCGTTTTGTGCCATTGATAAGTTCCTGCTCTTGTCCTGCGCCCGCAGTCTTCAGCATGTGTGCCTCCACAGCGGCGCTCCACGTGATCCATTCCTCCACATCAGTGTCCGCCGCTGGCCATGTCGCCTGCAGTGTGCCGTAGCCTGGATGCTCGCCTGACGGCATATCGGCATTAGTACCTGCAACGTCTGCTTCCGCAAGGAATTGTGACCGCGTGAGAAACGCTACGCCATCACGAGCGCCCACGGCGCCGCGCAACTGTTTTATGCGCGTGTCATACAGCGGCTTCAAACATGTTGCAGCATTTGATCGCGTCATCGCAGGTTCATTCACACGGCACACCTGCTGCGCATACGCCAGCCACTGCACCTGATCGACGCGCAACAAGCCAACACTGTTGGAAGACAACCGCGACAGATCATTGCGATATGTAACACTCATCGCAGAATCCGCTGCGCTGAGTTTCGCGTCGCTGCAAATGGCGTGCTCCATGGGGCGCTTTGCCTTTGCGCAATCAAAGCTGGCTGCGTGCGCCGCCATGAAATTCATTGCACCGCACAGCAGCAGCGTTTTCCAGAAATTTCTCCGCATATTGTTTGAGATGCAAGTCTACGCAAAACAAAAACGCCGCACAGCGAATCTGTGCGGCGTTTTTTGTGGATAACAATTGCTATCAGTAACGGCGACCGTACGCATCGTAACGTGCCTCGTCGCGATGGCGACGATCCGCATTGGCGTGGCCAACCAGTGCGCCGCCGCCCGCGCCTACGGCA is part of the Terriglobus sp. RCC_193 genome and encodes:
- a CDS encoding glutathione peroxidase; this translates as MAFDLYSVPLTRMDGTVTTLGEYRGKVLLIVNVASKCGLTPQYDALEKTYQRYHDAGFEVLGFPANDFAGQEPGSNDEIQQFCRSTFGVDFPMFSKITVVGPSKHPLYAAMIEAQPSSSGEGKQGMVDGLIKFGVKPNEEPELLWNFEKFLVSREGVPVARFSPDTLPDAPAMTQAIERELAKH
- a CDS encoding cold-shock protein, producing the protein MEQGNVKWFNDAKGFGFISRDNGEDVFVHHTAIQAQGFRSLQEGQRVSFNVVKGPKGWQAENVQPV
- a CDS encoding Gfo/Idh/MocA family protein, which translates into the protein MGLLDRFRTPKAVSEGKFGFAVVGLGHIARPFLEELRGSLTCRVSAVVSGDATKAAATAKKYGADATYSYADFDRIADNPAINAVYLALPVCLHREYTERAAAAGKHVLCEKPMASTSADAEVMIAACRQAGVRLGLAYRCPHTMPHKRLREFIQQGTFGPQSSLRIESGFGFPLKPGWRDQGTLAGGGSLWDVGIYPLNAARFLLHEEPVAVEDASATCDANGMEREVRWTSVFPSGARAICTSSYERDIPDTLRVMGEFGSALMAPAFRWQDPYRIRGTVHNPAYHRPLEIKVRELDFPEFRLEAEELAAAVREDRDTIAPGEDGLADLRAMEMIYRAAGVPGF
- a CDS encoding DUF882 domain-containing protein, which gives rise to MNLSSRTSRTLAITLTTLTTLGIAAGARAVRAAEEVPVTPVTKPAAAKPTLAETFHLHMHHLHTGEDIDVAYKTEGEYDQSGIAKLNHFLRDHRTQSAADYDPREFDLLHALLVKLGKPDATIDIVCGYRTPWSNHFLRTRSASTGVAEHSQHMLSKAIDIRIPGVSTLALRNAALSLGMGGVGYYPTSQFVHVDVGPVRQWQYGGRSLQTASRKSSHRSRRA
- a CDS encoding DUF3298 domain-containing protein; amino-acid sequence: MAAHAASFDCAKAKRPMEHAICSDAKLSAADSAMSVTYRNDLSRLSSNSVGLLRVDQVQWLAYAQQVCRVNEPAMTRSNAATCLKPLYDTRIKQLRGAVGARDGVAFLTRSQFLAEADVAGTNADMPSGEHPGYGTLQATWPAADTDVEEWITWSAAVEAHMLKTAGAGQEQELINGTKRTLPKTWDDAMAAGADSQIKGVLHSVEHDRVTTIIAAFGMGHGAAHPYETSETLTWLFKEKRALRAEDVFADAAWKHRLAEMVWADLSARNKKEKFLYDNVDGPQVKALQDVLNDVTNWTLEADGLHISYPDYTIAPRMFHPEDTVLSWAQLKPLLTKGFVTP